From one Populus alba chromosome 17, ASM523922v2, whole genome shotgun sequence genomic stretch:
- the LOC118060380 gene encoding exocyst complex component EXO70E2, which translates to MVIIDAAKQIMMALRSRKNLTDDEKEILGDLHAQLTTAIAISEKEVDEINKIEERLNVIQGKFMCWERYWPMIWDSGLDEANEYLNAADEARQVTKKLEILCVTEDRKKEMLQRARYLLQISMGRLQEEFKHMLSKNRQPFEPKHVPAVSIAVNAVSKISLGNKLVGDSKLRKIINRNSEEFTTNLVQYDVIPELRRIANAMSISGYANECSLAYISIQRSALDECLRILEREKLRTEDVLKLDQVSLKSKIQRRVRTTNMFMRVYLASDKWLSEQIFGELGTVNLDSFTEPLVLQLLTYFGKVTGPENPGKLFHLLDMYEVLAGLLPYLDSLYSDKVISQVIVDGDMVLRGLADSVRKTLDEFEDSIMTYTMTEPFAAEGIHPLTKNVMNYISALTVYHETLDFLLSDHCGEHPMPAPSCMSSGVEEENLSGGTCDFSPIARHFLSNDSILKWLSNGSSMSPSTKEEHISGGTCKLSTMALHLRAFCCILEYKLYNKAKLFKDASLEHIFLMNNIHYMAQKVKCSELQFILGEEWIQEHDWEFQQHVRNYTTVTWSPVLSLLKDEGNTNSYAVSKAHVEEKLRRFYLAFEEVCRAQTACSIPDDQLREDLRYSTSLKVIRAYRKFVERHTDHVSDKHIKYSADYLQNRLLPLFEGSQIKIMA; encoded by the coding sequence ATGGTGATCATTGATGCGGCGAAACAGATTATGATGGCATTAAGGTCAAGAAAGAATCTTACAGATGATGAGAAGGAGATTCTGGGAGACCTTCATGCCCAACTAACCACTGCAATAGCAATCAGCGAAAAAGAGGTTGATGAAATAAACAAGATTGAAGAAAGGCTAAATGTTATTCAGGGGAAGTTTATGTGTTGGGAAAGATATTGGCCTATGATCTGGGACTCGGGTCTTGATGAAGCTAATGAGTATCTAAATGCCGCTGACGAAGCCCGACAGGTGACTAAAAAACTGGAAATCTTGTGTGTGACTGAAGACAGGAAAAAGGAGATGCTTCAGAGGGCTCGATATCTTCTTCAAATCTCAATGGGAAGGCTTCAGGAGGAGTTCAAGCACATGCTTTCTAAAAATAGACAACCCTTTGAGCCAAAACATGTGCCTGCTGTTTCAATTGCCGTCAATGCAGTCTCAAAAATCTCTCTTGGCAATAAACTGGTTGGGGATTCGAAGCtaagaaaaatcattaacagAAATTCAGAGGAATTCACCACTAATTTGGTTCAATACGATGTTATCCCTGAGCTCAGACGTATTGCGAATGCGATGTCCATTTCTGGTTATGCTAATGAATGTTCTCTGGCATATATTAGCATTCAAAGGAGCGCTTTGGATGAATGTCTCCGCATTCTTGAAAGGGAGAAACTGAGAACTGAAGATGTGCTGAAACTGGATCAGGTAAGCTTAAAATCGAAGATCCAGAGAAGGGTCCGGACTACGAATATGTTTATGCGTGTCTATCTTGCTAGTGATAAATGGCTCTCAGAACAGATTTTCGGGGAACTTGGAACTGTTAATTTGGATTCATTTACTGAGCCTTTAGTGCTTCAGCTATTGACGTATTTTGGCAAAGTTACTGGTCCAGAAAATCCAGGAAAGTTGTTCCATTTACTTGACATGTACGAGGTCCTGGCAGGTCTTCTCCCATATTTAGATTCTTTGTACTCTGACAAAGTTATTTCTCAAGTAATAGTGGACGGAGATATGGTTCTAAGGGGATTGGCTGATTCAGTAAGGAAAACACTTGATGAGTTTGAGGATTCCATTATGACATACACAATGACAGAGCCTTTTGCAGCTGAAGGAATTCACCCACTCACAAAAAATGTAATGAATTACATTAGTGCTCTCACAGTCTACCACGAGACACTTGATTTTCTCCTCAGTGACCATTGTGGAGAGCACCCCATGCCAGCACCCTCTTGCATGAGTTCAGGTGTGGAAGAAGAGAACTTAAGTGGAGGCACATGTGATTTTTCCCCAATTGCTCGGCACTTTTTGTCGAATGATTCAATTCTAAAATGGCTCAGTAATGGCTCCTCGATGAGTCCATCTACTAAAGAGGAGCACATAAGTGGAGGTACATGCAAGCTATCCACGATGGCTCTCCACTTGCGAGCATTTTGTTGTATTCTAGAATACAAGCTCTACAACAAGGCCAAGTTATTTAAAGATGCTTCTTTGGAGCACATATTCTTGATGAACAATATACATTACATGGCTCAAAAGGTTAAGTGTTCAGAACTTCAGTTTATACTAGGAGAGGAGTGGATTCAAGAGCACGACTGGGAATTCCAACAGCATGTGAGGAACTACACTACAGTTACTTGGAGTCCAGTCCTTTCTTTATTGAAGGACGAGGGGAATACCAATTCGTATGCTGTCTCGAAAGCCCATGTGGAGGAAAAGCTTCGGAGATTTTATCTTGCTTTTGAAGAGGTCTGCAGGGCTCAGACAGCATGTTCTATCCCTGATGACCAGCTTCGTGAAGATTTACGATATTCGACTTCCCTCAAAGTGATCCGTGCATATCGTAAATTTGTTGAACGACATACTGATCACGTAAGCGACAAGCACATTAAGTACAGTGCTGATTATTTACAGAATCGCTTGTTGCCACTCTTCGAGGGATCCCAAATTAAGATCATGGCATAA